A single window of Archangium gephyra DNA harbors:
- a CDS encoding thioredoxin domain-containing protein, producing MAQTPPSGANNRLAREPSPYLRQHASNPVDWYPWGDEAFARARAENKPILLSVGYSACHWCHVMAHESFEDPTIAGLMNEWFINVKVDREERPDVDQIYQGVVQLMGQGGGWPLTVFLTPDLLPFYGGTYFPPGDKYGRPGFPKVLEALHNAWTAKREEVLRQSEEFREGLGELADYGLDAVAGVLKGEDLVAMGESMLRRVDAVNGGFGGAPKFPNPMNVALLLRAWRRNRGNEALKSAVSLTLEKMALGGLYDQLGGGFHRYSVDERWTVPHFEKMLYDNAQLLHLYTEAYQVEPRPLWRKVVEETAGYVRREMTDARGGFYATQDADSEGEEGKFFVWKPEQVRQVLAPELAELALRHFRITPGGNFEHGATVLEAVVPVETLAKDFQLPVEEVAARLGEARRKLFEARETRVKPGRDDKILAGWNGLMMRGLAFAGRVFERADWVDLARRAADFLLKELWDGQRLLRSYQEGQARIPGFLEDYGDLASGLTALYQATFEPRYLEAAEALVKAAEARFWDGEKRAYLTAPRDQQDLVVATYATFDNAFPSGASTLTEAQVALAALTGNKQYLDLAERYVSRMREQLRQNPMGYGHLGLAADALVEGAPSVTFSGSRDVVEPLLSVARAAYAPTFAFAWKEPGAPVPPSMRETFEGREPVGGQGAAYLCRHFACEPPMKEPGELARKLTSGAPGPGGP from the coding sequence GTGGCCCAGACTCCGCCTTCCGGTGCGAACAACCGCCTCGCGCGCGAGCCGTCGCCCTACCTGCGCCAGCATGCGTCGAACCCGGTGGACTGGTACCCCTGGGGGGACGAGGCCTTCGCGCGCGCCCGGGCGGAGAACAAGCCCATCCTGCTGTCGGTGGGCTACTCGGCCTGCCACTGGTGCCACGTCATGGCGCACGAGTCCTTCGAGGATCCCACCATCGCCGGGTTGATGAACGAGTGGTTCATCAACGTGAAGGTGGACCGCGAGGAGCGGCCGGACGTGGATCAGATCTACCAGGGCGTGGTGCAGCTGATGGGGCAGGGCGGTGGGTGGCCGCTGACGGTGTTCCTGACGCCGGACCTGCTGCCCTTCTACGGGGGCACGTACTTCCCGCCGGGAGACAAGTACGGGAGGCCGGGCTTTCCCAAGGTGCTGGAGGCGCTGCACAACGCCTGGACGGCGAAGCGGGAGGAGGTGCTGCGGCAGTCGGAGGAGTTCCGCGAGGGACTGGGCGAGCTGGCCGACTATGGCCTGGACGCGGTGGCGGGGGTGCTGAAGGGGGAGGACCTCGTGGCCATGGGCGAGTCCATGCTGCGCCGGGTGGACGCGGTGAATGGCGGCTTCGGTGGAGCGCCCAAGTTTCCCAACCCGATGAACGTGGCGCTGCTGCTGCGTGCCTGGCGGCGCAACCGCGGCAACGAGGCGCTGAAGAGCGCGGTGTCGCTGACGCTGGAGAAGATGGCGCTGGGCGGCCTCTATGATCAGCTCGGGGGCGGGTTCCACCGCTACTCGGTGGACGAGCGGTGGACGGTGCCGCACTTCGAGAAGATGCTGTACGACAACGCGCAGCTGCTGCACCTGTACACGGAGGCGTACCAGGTGGAGCCGCGGCCGCTGTGGCGCAAGGTGGTGGAGGAGACGGCCGGGTACGTGCGGCGCGAGATGACGGACGCGCGCGGCGGTTTCTACGCCACGCAGGACGCGGACAGCGAGGGCGAGGAAGGGAAGTTCTTCGTCTGGAAGCCCGAGCAGGTGCGGCAGGTGCTGGCGCCGGAGCTGGCCGAGCTGGCGCTGCGCCACTTCCGCATCACCCCGGGTGGCAACTTCGAGCACGGGGCCACGGTGCTGGAGGCGGTGGTGCCGGTGGAGACGCTGGCGAAGGACTTCCAGCTCCCGGTGGAGGAGGTGGCGGCGAGGCTCGGGGAGGCGCGGCGCAAGCTCTTCGAGGCGCGGGAGACGCGGGTGAAGCCGGGGCGGGACGACAAGATCCTCGCGGGGTGGAACGGGCTGATGATGCGGGGCCTGGCCTTCGCGGGACGTGTCTTCGAGCGGGCGGACTGGGTGGACCTGGCGCGCCGGGCGGCGGACTTCCTGTTGAAGGAGCTGTGGGACGGGCAGCGGTTGCTGCGCTCGTACCAGGAAGGGCAGGCGCGCATCCCGGGGTTCCTCGAGGACTACGGAGACCTGGCCTCGGGCCTGACGGCGCTGTACCAGGCCACCTTCGAGCCCAGGTACCTGGAGGCGGCGGAGGCGCTGGTGAAGGCGGCGGAGGCGCGCTTCTGGGATGGGGAGAAGCGGGCGTACCTGACGGCACCCAGGGATCAGCAGGACCTGGTGGTGGCGACCTACGCGACGTTCGACAACGCGTTTCCCTCGGGGGCCTCGACGCTGACGGAGGCGCAGGTGGCGCTGGCGGCGCTGACGGGCAACAAGCAGTACCTGGACCTGGCCGAGCGCTACGTCTCGCGCATGCGGGAGCAGCTGCGGCAGAACCCGATGGGCTACGGGCACCTGGGACTGGCCGCGGACGCGCTGGTGGAGGGCGCGCCGAGCGTCACCTTCTCCGGGAGCAGGGACGTGGTGGAGCCCCTGCTGTCAGTGGCCCGGGCGGCCTACGCTCCGACCTTCGCCTTCGCGTGGAAGGAGCCGGGAGCGCCGGTGCCACCGTCGATGCGCGAGACCTTCGAGGGGCGCGAGCCGGTGGGGGGCCAGGGCGCCGCCTACCTGTGCCGCCACTTCGCTTGCGAGCCACCCATGAAGGAGCCGGGCGAGCTCGCCAGAAAACTGACGAGCGGAGCTCCTGGACCCGGGGGGCCATGA
- a CDS encoding ArnT family glycosyltransferase, producing MAEPLPTRAPSPLTLSLVLLAVSAGVRLALASTTDIYFDEAYYWQWAQHLDWGYYDHPPLVAWLIAALGIRLTAVLCGAGTVAAVWGLARDVYGDREAAWRAAALWSVVPAGMLAGVWATPDTPLLLCWVLALWALYRERWMLAGLACGLALLSKYPGVLLAAAFVAACVRARRLPAGAWLTALLGVLLFLPVVLWNARHDWVGFAFQLKHGLGGTGGWRTFGEFLAGQLALGGPLLFPLTGVYILRGPREQFLLRAAAAAPLLLFGYASIRTRGEANWPAAAYLSACVGLAGMRPGWFRAAALANLAGVLAVGSHLLFPVLRFERDVPLARTHGWSVLSQLAEPSRLFPGLERADVAGVYAPSYQLASEVAYYTRLPTDTAGGARYSQYDLWPRPGVAPGQDALWLSEDQPPPEELTARFASVEGPVELPADFQGRRVHTFSVWRLRDAKP from the coding sequence GTGGCCGAGCCCCTCCCCACCCGCGCCCCCTCCCCCCTGACGCTCAGCCTCGTGCTGCTGGCGGTGAGCGCCGGAGTGCGGCTCGCGCTCGCGTCCACCACGGACATCTACTTCGACGAGGCCTACTACTGGCAGTGGGCCCAGCACCTCGACTGGGGCTACTACGACCACCCGCCCCTGGTGGCCTGGCTCATCGCCGCGCTCGGCATCCGGCTCACGGCCGTGCTGTGCGGCGCGGGCACGGTGGCCGCCGTGTGGGGGCTCGCCCGGGACGTGTACGGAGACCGGGAGGCCGCCTGGCGCGCGGCCGCGCTGTGGAGCGTGGTGCCCGCGGGCATGCTCGCCGGTGTCTGGGCCACCCCCGACACGCCCCTGCTGCTGTGCTGGGTGCTCGCGCTGTGGGCGCTGTACCGCGAGCGGTGGATGCTGGCGGGGCTCGCCTGCGGGCTGGCGCTGCTGTCCAAGTACCCGGGCGTCCTGCTCGCCGCGGCCTTCGTCGCCGCCTGCGTGCGCGCGCGCCGCCTGCCCGCCGGAGCGTGGCTCACCGCGCTGCTCGGGGTGCTCCTCTTCCTGCCCGTCGTGCTGTGGAACGCGCGGCATGACTGGGTGGGCTTCGCCTTCCAGCTCAAGCACGGCCTTGGTGGCACCGGGGGCTGGCGCACCTTCGGGGAGTTCCTCGCCGGCCAGCTCGCGCTCGGTGGCCCCCTGCTGTTCCCGTTGACGGGGGTGTACATCCTCCGCGGCCCGAGGGAGCAGTTCCTCCTGCGCGCGGCGGCGGCCGCTCCCCTGCTCCTCTTCGGCTACGCGTCCATCCGCACCCGGGGCGAGGCCAACTGGCCGGCCGCCGCGTACCTCTCCGCGTGTGTGGGGCTCGCGGGCATGCGCCCCGGGTGGTTCCGCGCCGCGGCGCTCGCCAACCTCGCCGGGGTGCTCGCGGTGGGCTCGCACCTGCTCTTCCCCGTGCTGCGCTTCGAGCGCGACGTTCCCCTGGCCCGCACCCACGGCTGGTCCGTGCTGTCCCAGCTCGCCGAGCCCTCGCGGCTCTTCCCCGGGCTCGAGCGCGCGGACGTGGCGGGCGTGTACGCCCCCAGCTATCAGCTCGCCTCCGAGGTGGCCTACTACACCCGGCTGCCCACGGACACCGCGGGAGGCGCTCGCTACAGCCAGTATGACCTCTGGCCCAGGCCAGGGGTGGCACCCGGCCAGGACGCGCTGTGGCTCTCCGAGGACCAGCCGCCTCCCGAGGAGCTGACCGCGCGCTTCGCCTCGGTGGAGGGGCCGGTGGAGCTGCCCGCCGACTTCCAGGGACGCCGCGTGCACACCTTCTCCGTCTGGCGGCTGCGCGACGCGAAGCCCTGA
- a CDS encoding LVIVD repeat-containing protein: MQRSRLAVLLFLPLAFATGCPDPECKDTSCDGSDAGVDGGVADPGDFETNGPYANCHFIQGTTGTQCGELPSFDLSACPRTTLGGAGQEGVFTTHLRGEQSDGGPRYYMQSHSLRNDGGVETFNSWATFSSNMSLTKQFTNDTWFVSRHTTSRLADGGTSNVTWGYAGCSAQDPNHITGCYAVCRNGQTTEVGTFKTARIVPARNESEANGLTLVSESPINDMYDPSYTFGLPVDVYVTKSHAYVVSLEGSYQGWGGLTVFDVSDPAHPRLVNQISADNGYWNGVWAKGDALYIASGKHGVITYDISNPANPVLSQVQVQENVDAHTVFVEGNHLYAMGAPTRIYDISTPLAPRLLGRYVPPGAESYPYAYVHDAFVYRGRMYSYYWSYGMQISDVSQLSEAQGPVALGSYRYGTHRDGTPMLSYARSHAGAVGTYVDRLIAFEGGETWGAHLRVLDVTDPTQVKLISRYRLREEASIHNMILDEARKRLYIAYYHEGVRVLDVANPAQPRELGYFNSFRSEDPMRGLGFYEGAIGIRVPKAPDVTALNAGLLYVVDTSRGLLILRETK, translated from the coding sequence ATGCAGCGCAGCCGCCTCGCCGTCCTGCTGTTTCTCCCGCTGGCCTTCGCCACCGGATGTCCCGACCCCGAGTGCAAGGACACCTCTTGTGACGGCAGCGATGCCGGAGTGGATGGCGGCGTCGCCGACCCGGGAGACTTCGAGACCAACGGCCCCTACGCCAACTGCCACTTCATCCAGGGCACCACGGGCACGCAGTGCGGGGAGCTGCCCAGCTTCGACCTGTCCGCGTGCCCGCGCACCACGCTCGGCGGAGCCGGCCAGGAAGGCGTCTTCACCACCCACCTGCGCGGCGAACAGAGCGATGGCGGCCCGCGCTACTACATGCAGAGCCACTCGCTGCGCAATGACGGTGGCGTCGAGACCTTCAACAGCTGGGCCACGTTCAGCTCCAACATGAGCCTCACCAAGCAGTTCACGAATGACACCTGGTTCGTGTCGCGGCACACCACGAGCCGGCTCGCGGACGGCGGCACGAGCAACGTCACGTGGGGTTACGCCGGCTGCTCGGCCCAGGACCCCAACCACATCACCGGCTGCTACGCCGTGTGCCGCAACGGGCAGACCACGGAGGTGGGCACCTTCAAGACCGCCCGCATCGTGCCCGCGCGCAACGAGAGCGAGGCCAACGGGCTCACGCTCGTCTCCGAGTCGCCCATCAACGACATGTACGATCCGAGCTACACCTTCGGCCTCCCGGTGGACGTCTACGTCACCAAGAGCCACGCGTATGTCGTGTCCCTCGAGGGCTCGTACCAGGGCTGGGGCGGCCTGACGGTCTTCGATGTGAGCGATCCCGCGCACCCGCGGCTCGTCAATCAGATCTCCGCCGACAACGGCTACTGGAACGGCGTCTGGGCCAAGGGAGACGCCCTGTACATCGCCAGCGGCAAGCACGGCGTCATCACCTACGACATCTCCAACCCCGCCAACCCCGTCCTCTCCCAGGTGCAGGTCCAGGAGAACGTGGACGCCCACACCGTCTTCGTCGAGGGCAACCACCTCTACGCCATGGGTGCCCCGACGCGCATCTATGACATCTCCACCCCGCTCGCGCCCCGGCTGCTCGGCCGCTACGTGCCGCCCGGCGCCGAGTCCTACCCGTACGCCTACGTGCACGATGCCTTCGTCTACCGGGGCCGCATGTACAGCTACTACTGGTCGTACGGCATGCAGATCAGCGATGTCTCCCAGCTGAGCGAGGCGCAAGGGCCCGTGGCGCTCGGTAGCTACCGCTACGGCACCCACCGCGATGGCACCCCGATGCTCAGCTACGCCCGCAGCCACGCGGGCGCCGTGGGCACCTACGTGGATCGGCTCATCGCCTTCGAGGGCGGCGAGACCTGGGGCGCCCACCTGCGCGTGCTCGATGTGACCGACCCCACCCAGGTGAAGCTCATCTCCCGCTACCGCCTGCGCGAAGAGGCCTCCATCCACAACATGATCCTCGACGAGGCCCGCAAGCGCCTCTACATCGCCTACTACCACGAGGGTGTCCGCGTGCTGGATGTCGCCAACCCCGCCCAGCCGCGGGAGCTCGGCTACTTCAACAGCTTCCGCTCCGAGGATCCGATGCGCGGTCTGGGCTTCTACGAAGGCGCCATCGGCATCCGCGTCCCCAAGGCGCCGGATGTCACCGCCCTCAACGCGGGCCTGCTCTACGTCGTCGATACCTCCCGCGGACTGCTCATCCTGCGCGAGACGAAGTGA
- a CDS encoding DUF350 domain-containing protein, producing the protein MNLLLVAVGLSKVVFGGLVAALGIWLAFRGLNRLLGTDPTVDLKQGNVAAGVVHAASLLALGMLVNSAVSATFDAVDLTVRGASVEPSALVRLTFFALTHVGVALLVGTGVLALGVLLFDRMTPGIDELAEVRRGNVALALVLAAILVVLAWLTAPGLQAALNGLIPFPELPPSTFQSPS; encoded by the coding sequence ATGAACCTGCTCCTCGTCGCCGTCGGGTTGTCCAAGGTGGTCTTCGGTGGGCTGGTCGCCGCGCTCGGCATCTGGCTCGCGTTCCGCGGCCTCAACCGGCTGCTCGGCACGGACCCGACCGTCGACCTGAAGCAGGGCAATGTCGCCGCTGGAGTCGTCCACGCCGCCAGCCTGCTCGCTCTCGGGATGCTGGTGAACAGCGCCGTCAGCGCCACCTTCGACGCCGTGGACCTCACCGTCCGTGGCGCCTCCGTCGAGCCCTCGGCCCTGGTGCGGCTCACCTTCTTCGCCCTCACGCACGTGGGCGTGGCCCTCCTCGTGGGCACCGGAGTGCTCGCCCTCGGCGTGCTCCTCTTCGACCGGATGACCCCCGGCATCGACGAGCTCGCCGAGGTTCGCCGTGGCAACGTGGCGCTCGCGCTCGTCCTGGCCGCCATCCTCGTCGTGCTCGCCTGGCTCACCGCGCCGGGCCTCCAGGCCGCCCTCAACGGCCTCATCCCCTTCCCCGAGCTCCCGCCCTCCACCTTCCAGTCTCCCTCCTGA
- a CDS encoding transglutaminase domain-containing protein: MADPPSSPRKTLLQLFLALFLVSSCCFLGLRWLVTSGVGSHTPSQGSAPPPELPGTRGTHLGMALVPDSTPLSQARTYEWRAESLLPPEYRVVYGLGESLARSLDSQHRAYGRKMRFRALSHARFTYQAPSGCQQDMRCIYAELMRSNAEPVHVLGTRFIEHIRERRLDPLEAAELIISFVQRIHYVEPEGQPFGVIPPALVAARDEGDCDSKAVLAVMLLRQAGIDAAILYSDPLAHAAVGVALPVHVRGPPFRLGSHVYRYAELTTEGWPLGMIPPQHDKPHLWKVLPLPESPGETGSSVEAVDTPVSGDVE, translated from the coding sequence GTGGCCGACCCGCCGTCCAGCCCGCGGAAGACGCTCCTCCAGCTCTTCCTCGCCCTCTTCCTCGTCTCGAGCTGCTGCTTCCTCGGGCTGCGCTGGCTCGTCACGTCCGGAGTCGGCTCGCACACCCCGTCGCAGGGCTCGGCCCCGCCTCCCGAGCTTCCCGGCACCCGGGGCACCCACCTCGGCATGGCGCTCGTGCCCGACTCCACCCCGCTGAGCCAGGCCCGCACCTATGAGTGGCGCGCCGAGTCGCTCCTCCCGCCCGAGTACCGGGTGGTCTACGGCCTCGGGGAGTCACTCGCGCGCTCGCTGGACAGCCAGCACCGGGCCTACGGCCGGAAGATGCGCTTCCGCGCGCTGAGCCACGCCCGCTTCACCTACCAGGCCCCCTCCGGGTGCCAGCAGGACATGCGCTGCATCTACGCCGAGCTCATGCGCAGCAACGCCGAGCCCGTGCACGTGCTGGGCACCCGCTTCATCGAGCACATCCGCGAGCGGCGGTTGGATCCGCTGGAGGCCGCCGAGCTCATCATCAGCTTCGTCCAGCGCATCCATTACGTGGAGCCCGAGGGCCAGCCCTTCGGCGTCATTCCCCCGGCGCTCGTCGCCGCCCGGGACGAGGGCGACTGCGACTCCAAGGCCGTGCTCGCGGTGATGCTGCTGCGCCAGGCGGGCATCGACGCGGCCATCCTCTACTCGGATCCCCTCGCCCACGCCGCCGTGGGCGTGGCCCTGCCGGTGCACGTGCGGGGCCCTCCCTTTCGCCTCGGCAGCCACGTGTACCGTTACGCGGAGCTCACCACCGAGGGCTGGCCCCTCGGGATGATTCCGCCCCAACACGACAAGCCCCACCTGTGGAAGGTTCTGCCCCTGCCGGAATCACCCGGGGAGACGGGCTCGTCTGTTGAGGCGGTGGACACTCCCGTGTCCGGAGACGTGGAGTAG
- a CDS encoding tyrosine-type recombinase/integrase has product MRLPVNSVTGVLHILRCSRLAMRGAPAKAIQELAGHESLTTTQRYMHLTLTAKDAAIRLLDSAGAQLSGDGLRDAGKGR; this is encoded by the coding sequence ATGCGCCTGCCGGTAAACTCGGTCACCGGGGTGTTGCACATTCTCCGGTGCTCGCGGCTGGCGATGCGTGGGGCTCCCGCCAAGGCCATCCAGGAGCTGGCGGGCCACGAGAGCCTCACCACGACACAGCGGTACATGCACCTCACCCTAACGGCGAAAGACGCGGCCATCCGCCTGCTGGACTCGGCGGGCGCCCAGCTTTCTGGAGACGGGCTCCGCGACGCAGGGAAAGGCAGGTAG
- a CDS encoding IPT/TIG domain-containing protein: protein MTKFFGGKALAIRLRMSSMTTRLGVLTGLMAGLSLSNQAQAQENQNRLVITNVDVDHGQKLMFIHGRNFSTSSGTAPVVRVAEIGVTVKTYGASTVVAELPPAFLQPGTYLLTMATGSNLEQNDAFDVTIGAVGPQGLKGDTGPQGLKGDTGPKGDMGPQGLKGDTGPKGDMGPQGPQGVQGIQGLKGDTGDQGPSGPPRALSCRYPVGATVNSYSYPGSYVGCLPGEFLTGGACTVPSGSSSIGAEGTITSVSGNTVYACALVGPSSTTAKVRAEGICCKLY from the coding sequence ATGACGAAGTTCTTCGGTGGCAAGGCATTGGCGATCCGGCTGCGCATGTCATCCATGACCACTCGACTGGGTGTGCTGACAGGCTTGATGGCGGGGCTTTCACTCTCGAACCAGGCTCAAGCGCAGGAGAACCAGAACCGATTGGTCATCACCAACGTGGACGTGGACCATGGCCAAAAATTGATGTTCATTCACGGTCGCAATTTCTCGACTTCTTCCGGGACTGCGCCTGTCGTCCGCGTGGCAGAGATTGGCGTGACGGTTAAGACGTACGGTGCCTCCACCGTCGTCGCCGAGTTGCCCCCAGCATTTCTGCAGCCTGGCACCTACCTGCTGACGATGGCGACCGGTTCCAACCTGGAGCAGAACGACGCTTTCGATGTGACCATCGGTGCAGTAGGGCCGCAGGGGCTCAAGGGGGACACGGGGCCGCAGGGGCTCAAGGGGGATACGGGGCCCAAGGGAGACATGGGGCCGCAGGGGCTCAAGGGGGACACGGGGCCCAAGGGAGATATGGGGCCGCAGGGGCCTCAAGGTGTGCAGGGCATTCAAGGGCTGAAGGGAGACACGGGCGATCAGGGACCGTCGGGTCCTCCCAGGGCGCTGTCATGCCGCTATCCTGTCGGGGCCACAGTGAACAGCTACTCCTACCCTGGCTCCTACGTGGGCTGCTTGCCTGGAGAGTTTCTGACGGGTGGTGCGTGCACTGTGCCGTCGGGCTCAAGCTCCATCGGAGCGGAGGGCACCATCACATCGGTGAGCGGAAATACCGTTTATGCGTGTGCCTTGGTGGGTCCGTCATCCACCACCGCCAAGGTCAGGGCCGAGGGCATCTGCTGCAAGCTCTACTGA
- a CDS encoding tRNA(His) guanylyltransferase Thg1 family protein produces the protein MSPNDFEARMREGEFFHSLRLLSGAWCVLRVDGRGFSRFTEARYEKPFDATLHQQMVRTASALLEELQGVYAYTESDEISVLFRPDWSLFDREVEKLVSISAGVASATFTHVAGVPAVFDSRVWMGVNESAVVDYFRWRQADATRCALHGWCYWTLRKEGQSVAQASRELHGKSVGFKNELLFQRGINFNELPLWQRRGSGIHWEQYEKEGEDPRSGRKVSTLRRRLRVDESLPMKEEYDAYVRERMKSPASFAS, from the coding sequence ATGAGTCCGAATGACTTCGAGGCCCGGATGCGGGAGGGCGAGTTCTTCCACTCGCTGCGGCTGCTGAGCGGGGCGTGGTGCGTGCTACGGGTGGACGGGCGGGGCTTCTCGCGCTTCACGGAGGCGCGCTACGAGAAGCCCTTCGACGCGACGCTGCACCAGCAGATGGTGCGCACGGCCTCGGCGCTGCTGGAGGAGCTGCAGGGCGTCTACGCGTACACGGAGAGCGATGAGATTTCGGTGCTCTTCCGGCCGGACTGGTCGCTCTTCGACCGGGAGGTGGAGAAGCTGGTGTCCATCTCCGCGGGCGTGGCGAGCGCGACCTTCACACACGTGGCGGGAGTGCCGGCGGTATTCGACAGCCGGGTGTGGATGGGGGTGAACGAGAGCGCGGTGGTGGACTACTTCCGCTGGAGACAGGCGGACGCGACGCGCTGCGCGTTGCACGGCTGGTGCTACTGGACGCTGCGCAAGGAGGGCCAGAGCGTGGCGCAGGCGTCGCGGGAGCTGCACGGCAAGTCGGTGGGCTTCAAGAACGAGCTGCTCTTCCAGCGGGGCATCAACTTCAACGAGCTGCCGCTCTGGCAGCGACGTGGCTCGGGCATCCACTGGGAGCAGTACGAGAAGGAGGGGGAGGACCCGCGCAGCGGCCGGAAGGTGAGCACGCTGCGCCGGCGGCTGCGGGTGGACGAATCCCTCCCGATGAAGGAGGAGTACGACGCCTACGTCCGGGAGCGGATGAAGTCCCCGGCCTCCTTCGCTTCATGA
- a CDS encoding ATP-binding protein, whose amino-acid sequence MELVLFIGLQGSGKSSFYRQRFAGSHVHVSKDLWPNARKREARQRRLIAEALARGESVVVDNTNPLVEDREPLIALGREHGARVVGYVFESDLETCLARNAGRVGRARVEDKAIHITYRKLRWPSSAEGFDVLFHVRAHPEGGFDVREWREEHESE is encoded by the coding sequence ATGGAACTGGTCCTCTTCATCGGTCTGCAGGGCTCGGGAAAGAGCAGCTTCTACCGGCAGCGCTTCGCGGGCTCACACGTGCATGTGAGCAAGGACCTGTGGCCCAACGCGCGCAAGCGTGAGGCCCGGCAGCGCAGGCTCATCGCCGAGGCGCTGGCCCGAGGCGAGTCGGTGGTGGTGGACAACACCAACCCGCTCGTGGAGGACCGCGAGCCGCTCATCGCGCTGGGGCGAGAGCACGGGGCGCGGGTGGTGGGCTACGTCTTCGAGTCGGACCTGGAGACGTGCCTGGCGCGCAACGCGGGGCGGGTGGGGAGGGCGCGGGTGGAGGACAAGGCCATCCACATCACGTACCGGAAGCTGCGGTGGCCCTCGTCCGCCGAGGGATTCGATGTGTTGTTCCACGTACGGGCCCACCCGGAGGGAGGCTTCGACGTGAGGGAATGGAGGGAGGAACATGAGTCCGAATGA